Genomic window (Bradyrhizobium sp. 186):
CGAATACAAGCCGCTCGGCAAGGTTCACGAGAACATCGCGTTGCAGACCGAATTCGCGAGAAAGGTGTTTGAAATCACGGTTCAGGGCGCGCAGGAAAGCGCATCGACCGCGAGACAATCGACCACGGACGCGGTGAAGATCATCCACGATCGCGTGAAGGAGAGCTTCGAGGAGATCCGCGCCAGCGTTCGACCGAACAAATCGGTTTGACGTCACCGTCCAGGATCTGTGACGAGATGCGTCCCGGCGGGAGCCCATCGTGCTGCCGGGTCCACGAAACATCAAAGGAACCTCACCACGCATGAGGGAGGGAACCATGGCGGACCCGCAGGCGACACGGACGGGGAGGCCCGACTATGTGCCACCGCCGATTGAAGGTGACTTCTATCGGATCGCAAGTCTGCTGAACGACAGCGAGCGTGCGCTGGTCCGGCGCGTTCGCGACTTCGCGGAAGGCGTGGTCGCTCCGGTGATCGAAGAATATTGGGGGCGCGATGAATTCCCGTTCGCGATCATTCCGAAGATGGCGGAGACCGGCATCGGTGGCGTCGGTTACCAAGGCTACGGCGCGGCCGGTGGCAGCTGGCTGCTGAACGGCTTCGTCGCCATGGAGCTCGCGCGCGTCGATTCCTCGGTCGCGACCTTCTGGGGTGTGCATACGGGGTTGTCGGCGGGCTCGATCTATCTGTGCGGCGACGAGGCGCAGAAGCAGCGCTGGCTGCCGGCCATGATGCGCTTCGAGAAGATCGGCTCGTTCGGCCTGACCGAGCCCCAGGTCGGCTCCGCCACGTCGGGCGGGATGACGACGACCTGCCGGCGCGAGGGCGACGTTTGGATCCTCAACGGCCAAAAAAAGTGGATCGGCAACGCCACCTTCGCCGACATCAATGTGATCTGGGCGCGCGAGGAGGACACGAACCAGGTCAAGGGCTTCGTCGTCGGGAAGGACAATCCCGGATTCGCGGTCGAGAAGATCAAGACCAAGATGGCGCTCCGCGTCGTGCAGAACGGCCTGATCACCTTGAAGGACTGCCGCGTGCCGGAGACTGACCGCCTCCAGAATGCCAACACGTTCAAGGACACTGCCAAGGTGCTGCGGATGACCCGCACCGGCGTGGCATGGTTCGCCGTTGGCTGTCAGATGGGCGCGTATGAGCACGCGCTGCATTACGCGACCGAGCGAAAGCAGTTCGGCAAGCCGATCGGCGGCTTCCAGCTCGTGCAGGATCTGCTGGTGCGCATGCTCGGCAACGTCACCGCGACCCAGGCGATGATGCTGCGGCTCGCGCAGCTTCAGGACGAAGGCGTGATGCGGGACGAGCATGCCTCGCTTGCCAAGGCGTTCTGCACCGTCAAATGCCGCGAGACCGTTGGCTACGCACGCGAGCTGCTCGGCGGCAACGGCATCCTGCTGGAGAACCACATCGGGCGGTTCGTGGCCGACGCGGAGGCGATCTATTCCTATGAAGGAACCAGGGAGATGAACACCCTGATCGTTGGCAAGTCCATTACCGGACTGAGCGCCTTCGTCTGATACCAAAGGGACGCCGTCGCGACTTGCGCACAGCATCGTGCGTCGTCCTATCCCGGAGAGTGCCGTCCTTGGCGGACCCACTCCGACGGTCAGATCGCAACCTGAAGCAAATGTCGGTATCGGTGGTTGCGCCTCCCCGATTTGAAGTGCGTCAGGAGAAGCTCATGATGTCTAGCGGATGAAAGTTCTGCCGAGGTAGGTCTTAGCCAGACGCCTCGTAGCGAGTCTTGGGTCCAAACCGGTAACGGCAGGACCAAGCGTAGACAGCAAGCGCGCAGGGTGTGTATTGGGCCACGTAATGGGATCGTCGCGGTCGCCGAGGCTGCTTCAAAAATCGAAGGCAACACCGGGATCTGCGCTAAAGGCGAGCAGGTTTTGGGCCGCCGGGGTCGGAGACCACATCACGCGCGCACAGAAATCATGGGAACCTGAGAAGCCCTGTCGTGTGCTCCGGCTCGTCACCGGAGGGAGAACTGGCCGAGCGAAAAGCAGAGGCCGTTCCCAAGGCACGGCAGGGTGGCGGATCGGGGCGTAGTACTGTCGATGGCGGCGAAGGCAACGAGTCGACCGGAGGGAAGGCCCCGACTGATGGGAAACTCCGGTGAGCAGGCACGGGACCGGACACAGAGCCGGGTCATCCTGTCAGCCAATCTCACCAGGGTGAATGAGGCGGCCAAACGGTCGCGCCAGACCAGGTTTACGGCGCTGCTGCACCACGTTGACGTCGCTGCGCTCGAAAGGGCGTATCGACGGCTGCGGCGGCAGGCGGCGCCCGGGGTAGACGGGGTGACAGTGGAATCCTACGGGCAAGACCTCGAAGGAAATCTTCGCGATCTAGCTAGCCGACAGGGTCCATGGCGGCCACTATCGGCCGTTGCCGGTTCGCCGGACGTACATCCCAAAGGCCGACGGCGGTCAGCGGCCTCTTGGCATCCCCGCGCTGGAAGACAAAATCGTCCAGGTCGCGGTGGCGGAGGCCTTGAGCGCCATCTATGAAGCCGACTTCCTCGATTGCTCCTTTGGCTTCCGACCCAGACGCAGTGCTCATCAGGCGCTGCGGGTGGTGCGCGAAGCCATCACGACGGAGCCGGTGAACTGGGTACTCGATGCCGACATCCGCAGCAAACTCAATTAGCAAGCCATCGCCGGTTGTCTTAACGAGGCGCCCGCGATGGGAGGCGATGGCGGGGTCAACGATAGCCTTTCTGGCAGCCTTTAGTCGTGCCAGCGTGCCTTCCTCGTCTAGACCCATAAGGCGGCTATAACCCGCCACATCCGCAGCCAGCACAGCCGCCAGCCGCCTTTCCACCCGTTCGCCCATCAAGGAATTGCCCCTAGATTGGTGATTTCGGTCGCAAGGCATCAAAGCACATCGGGCGGCTGCCGGGCTAGGGTCGACTTCCGAGATAGGTCACAACCGGTAACGCTCGGATCGGGCATATG
Coding sequences:
- a CDS encoding reverse transcriptase domain-containing protein, encoding MPVRRTYIPKADGGQRPLGIPALEDKIVQVAVAEALSAIYEADFLDCSFGFRPRRSAHQALRVVREAITTEPVNWVLDADIRSKLN
- a CDS encoding acyl-CoA dehydrogenase family protein, producing the protein MADPQATRTGRPDYVPPPIEGDFYRIASLLNDSERALVRRVRDFAEGVVAPVIEEYWGRDEFPFAIIPKMAETGIGGVGYQGYGAAGGSWLLNGFVAMELARVDSSVATFWGVHTGLSAGSIYLCGDEAQKQRWLPAMMRFEKIGSFGLTEPQVGSATSGGMTTTCRREGDVWILNGQKKWIGNATFADINVIWAREEDTNQVKGFVVGKDNPGFAVEKIKTKMALRVVQNGLITLKDCRVPETDRLQNANTFKDTAKVLRMTRTGVAWFAVGCQMGAYEHALHYATERKQFGKPIGGFQLVQDLLVRMLGNVTATQAMMLRLAQLQDEGVMRDEHASLAKAFCTVKCRETVGYARELLGGNGILLENHIGRFVADAEAIYSYEGTREMNTLIVGKSITGLSAFV